In Iodobacter fluviatilis, one DNA window encodes the following:
- a CDS encoding RelA/SpoT family protein, with amino-acid sequence MVAVTRPLAQSIAEAADPDRWLSALTERYPPTDIVRLRQALDWVFEQYGQRIHTDTGSSLFQHAVASASIVADLRLDANSVIATLLFALPTQLNQPMELINTHFGPDVTRLLDGASKVSQLRSLAHPAGGKAADAAQQIEAVRKMLIAMVEDIRAVLIKLAWRTQTMHELAQAPDDVRRRIAQETLDLFAPLANRLGVWQIKWELEDLGFRYLHPDTYKKIAKLLDERRVDREKFIDDVLSTLRIELNNAGVKADLMGRPKHIFSIWKKMQKKKLDFSELYDIRAVRILVPDLKDCYTALGIVHNLWQPIPGEFDDYIAHPKGNFYRSLHTAVIGENDKAVEVQIRTIEMHEHAEYGVAAHWRYKEGGQGDARYEEKIAWLRQLLDWREDMASETQFAETFKAELFDDTIYILTPAGRVITLPKGSTPVDFAYHVHTDLGHRCRGAKVNGQIVPLYTALENGQRVEILSAKEGGPSLDWLHQGYVKSHRAASKIRHWIRQQHQDIAIEAGRSIYDKEAARCAARDANQDNIAVKLGCKHIEELFAALGQGEISQRELNQAFRESLAPIEPISEQPNDFIKAARANGNGEGILIEGVDKLMTLLAKCCKPVPPDHVMGFVTKGRGISIHRSDCSTLKRLASAAPERLINADWGIQRGHVFATDLLVEAHNRGTLLRDLSDIMARERINVTAVNTQNKDQRVLMRFTLEIRDAEQLQRILIKLQDVNEVIRVIRG; translated from the coding sequence ATGGTTGCCGTTACCCGCCCGCTTGCCCAATCTATTGCAGAAGCGGCAGATCCTGATCGCTGGCTCAGCGCCTTAACAGAGCGCTACCCGCCAACAGATATCGTACGCTTACGACAAGCACTGGACTGGGTCTTTGAGCAATACGGCCAGCGCATTCATACCGATACCGGCAGCTCGCTCTTTCAGCACGCCGTAGCCAGCGCTTCTATCGTGGCGGATTTACGCCTTGATGCCAATTCCGTCATCGCCACACTCTTATTTGCCCTGCCTACCCAGCTGAATCAGCCTATGGAGCTGATCAATACCCACTTTGGCCCGGATGTCACACGGCTGCTTGATGGTGCAAGCAAGGTCAGTCAATTACGCAGCCTAGCCCATCCTGCCGGTGGCAAAGCGGCAGATGCTGCACAGCAGATCGAGGCCGTACGCAAAATGCTGATCGCCATGGTGGAAGACATCCGCGCCGTGCTGATCAAGCTGGCTTGGCGCACCCAAACCATGCATGAGCTGGCGCAGGCTCCGGACGATGTACGCCGCCGTATAGCCCAAGAAACCCTGGATCTGTTTGCCCCGCTGGCCAATCGCTTAGGCGTATGGCAAATCAAATGGGAGCTGGAAGATCTAGGCTTCCGGTACTTGCACCCCGACACCTATAAAAAAATCGCCAAACTGCTGGATGAGCGCCGGGTTGACCGGGAAAAATTTATTGATGACGTATTAAGCACCCTCAGAATTGAGCTGAATAACGCGGGGGTAAAAGCCGATCTGATGGGGCGGCCCAAGCATATTTTCAGTATCTGGAAAAAGATGCAGAAAAAGAAGCTCGATTTCTCTGAGCTTTACGATATCCGCGCCGTGCGTATTTTGGTGCCTGATTTAAAAGACTGCTATACCGCGCTTGGTATTGTGCACAACCTCTGGCAGCCTATTCCTGGCGAATTTGACGATTATATTGCCCACCCTAAAGGCAATTTTTATCGCAGCCTGCACACCGCTGTGATCGGTGAAAATGATAAAGCGGTTGAAGTACAGATCCGCACCATAGAAATGCACGAGCACGCCGAATACGGTGTGGCTGCACACTGGCGCTACAAAGAAGGCGGCCAAGGCGATGCCCGCTACGAAGAAAAAATTGCTTGGCTGCGCCAGCTCCTAGACTGGCGCGAAGATATGGCCAGCGAAACGCAATTTGCCGAGACCTTCAAAGCCGAGCTGTTTGATGACACTATTTATATACTCACCCCGGCAGGACGCGTCATCACCCTGCCTAAGGGCAGCACGCCGGTAGACTTTGCCTACCACGTGCACACCGATCTGGGCCATCGCTGCCGTGGTGCAAAAGTAAACGGCCAGATTGTGCCGCTTTACACCGCACTGGAAAACGGCCAGCGGGTAGAAATCCTTTCAGCCAAAGAAGGCGGCCCCAGCCTTGACTGGCTGCATCAGGGCTATGTAAAGAGCCACCGTGCCGCCAGCAAAATACGCCACTGGATACGCCAGCAGCACCAGGATATCGCCATTGAAGCAGGCCGCTCAATTTACGATAAAGAAGCCGCCCGCTGCGCAGCCAGAGATGCTAATCAAGACAATATCGCCGTTAAATTAGGCTGCAAGCATATCGAAGAGCTGTTTGCGGCGCTTGGTCAGGGCGAAATTTCTCAGCGTGAGCTTAATCAGGCCTTCAGAGAAAGCCTTGCCCCTATCGAGCCCATCTCTGAGCAGCCTAACGACTTTATCAAAGCAGCAAGAGCAAATGGTAATGGCGAAGGCATTCTGATTGAGGGGGTAGATAAACTGATGACCCTGCTCGCCAAATGTTGCAAGCCTGTTCCGCCCGATCATGTCATGGGCTTTGTAACCAAGGGCCGCGGTATTTCAATTCACCGCAGTGATTGCAGCACATTAAAACGCCTCGCCAGTGCCGCACCGGAGCGTTTAATTAATGCAGACTGGGGTATTCAGCGCGGCCATGTTTTTGCCACAGATTTATTAGTTGAAGCGCATAACCGCGGTACTTTGCTGCGCGATTTAAGCGACATCATGGCAAGAGAGCGAATCAATGTCACTGCCGTGAATACGCAAAACAAAGATCAGCGCGTATTAATGAGATTTACTTTAGAAATCCGGGATGCTGAACAATTACAAAGAATCTTAATTAAATTGCAAGACGTGAATGAAGTGATCCGTGTTATACGCGGGTAA
- a CDS encoding methyl-accepting chemotaxis protein: protein MSKAATVRRQFISLLLLIILLLLTQAAMIWRISSEVLINGPRYQRIITSKDLIADVLPPPANLVETHLLAQQLINSNDGAQRALLIQDLKKAVAHFEERQKYWQNSAFPASIISAMRDSAYPPARQYLSLLNQQLLPAIENYDSLSIKETALKLQALYVTHRKAIDAVVPLALAYQQQEETAATKTSQKSITLALGLLIITLMIITLIVASTYRKVIRILEAEPAMANVMTHIAAGNLQVVTALNPQDSTGLLAGIKAMGMHLKLIISETQNCVATLSTLSAQINATAQQLRDSSGELASGIEANTNTLNLLTDTTHHTLKNSQLSVTQSKDAVAASKNGAYIVRETVSVMRKIAKKVSIVDDIAYQTNLLALNAAIEAARAGEHGKGFAVVATEVQKLALRSQIAASDIEALATESIDKSDAAIQALDQIENSIQRTADLISQISESAANQSGAIGKMSETMRQFNRISGNNAALAEELSATSTDIGTQTQLVQDQIQFFKL, encoded by the coding sequence ATGAGCAAAGCGGCGACGGTACGCAGGCAATTCATCAGCCTGCTTTTGCTGATTATTTTATTACTGCTAACTCAAGCAGCCATGATCTGGCGTATTTCTTCTGAAGTGTTGATTAATGGCCCGCGTTACCAGCGCATTATCACCAGCAAAGATTTAATTGCCGATGTACTCCCTCCACCAGCCAATCTGGTAGAAACACATTTACTGGCCCAACAATTAATTAATAGCAACGATGGCGCTCAGCGTGCCTTGCTGATTCAAGACCTGAAAAAAGCGGTCGCCCATTTTGAAGAGCGGCAAAAATACTGGCAAAACAGCGCTTTTCCCGCTTCTATTATCAGCGCTATGCGTGATTCAGCTTATCCCCCAGCCCGGCAATACTTAAGCCTTTTAAATCAGCAGCTACTACCTGCAATAGAAAACTACGACAGCCTTTCAATAAAAGAAACGGCTCTCAAATTGCAAGCACTCTATGTCACTCACCGCAAAGCTATCGATGCCGTCGTTCCGCTTGCGCTGGCTTACCAGCAACAGGAAGAAACAGCGGCCACAAAAACCAGTCAAAAAAGCATTACGCTGGCACTAGGTCTATTAATCATCACGCTGATGATCATTACCTTAATTGTGGCTTCTACCTACCGCAAAGTGATCCGTATATTAGAAGCCGAACCTGCCATGGCGAATGTGATGACCCACATTGCAGCAGGCAATTTACAAGTCGTTACCGCACTGAATCCACAAGATTCAACGGGCCTGCTGGCAGGCATTAAGGCCATGGGAATGCATTTAAAGCTGATTATTTCAGAAACCCAAAACTGCGTTGCAACGCTCTCTACCCTCTCTGCTCAGATTAACGCGACCGCACAACAGCTTCGGGACTCCAGTGGTGAGCTGGCAAGCGGCATTGAGGCAAATACCAACACTTTAAATCTGCTCACCGATACCACACACCACACGCTTAAAAACAGCCAGCTGTCTGTCACGCAATCTAAAGACGCGGTTGCAGCCTCTAAAAATGGCGCGTACATCGTCAGAGAAACGGTCAGTGTGATGCGTAAAATCGCCAAAAAGGTCAGTATTGTTGACGACATTGCCTACCAGACTAATTTGCTGGCACTGAATGCCGCCATTGAAGCCGCCAGAGCGGGAGAACACGGCAAAGGATTTGCTGTTGTCGCCACAGAAGTGCAAAAACTGGCACTCAGAAGCCAGATTGCAGCCTCTGATATTGAAGCGCTGGCAACAGAAAGTATCGATAAATCAGATGCCGCCATCCAAGCGCTGGATCAGATTGAAAACTCAATTCAACGCACCGCCGATCTGATTTCGCAAATCTCCGAATCTGCTGCCAACCAATCTGGTGCAATTGGGAAAATGAGTGAAACCATGCGCCAATTTAACCGCATATCCGGCAACAATGCCGCGCTTGCCGAGGAGTTGAGCGCAACATCCACTGATATCGGCACTCAAACTCAGCTTGTACAGGATCAAATTCAATTTTTTAAACTCTGA
- the rsgA gene encoding ribosome small subunit-dependent GTPase A, which yields MTETARIVASHGKSYIIECAGGKRLRASTRGKKTDYSCGDLVDIQILNDEQAVIERVLERKTLLYRSDAWKSKLIAANVTQLIIVVASEPSFSTELISRCAIAAEAGGIQTLICLNKCDLPSATAARERLEYFVNLGYKLVEISALDNIAPLRDSLVGHISVLVGQSGMGKSTITNALLPDANARVNEISVALDSGKHTTTNATFYHLDAESALIDSPGLQSFGLAHITAQDLPAYFPEFRERIGTCRFHNCRHRQEPDCGMRAGVEEGTISPQRLALLHRLQDELSSGSRY from the coding sequence ATGACCGAAACAGCCCGTATCGTCGCTAGCCACGGCAAGTCTTATATTATTGAATGCGCGGGTGGCAAGCGCCTTCGGGCCAGCACCCGTGGTAAAAAAACGGATTACTCCTGCGGCGACTTAGTCGACATTCAAATTTTAAATGACGAACAAGCAGTCATTGAACGTGTTTTAGAGCGTAAAACCCTGCTGTACCGCTCGGATGCGTGGAAAAGTAAACTGATTGCAGCCAATGTCACCCAGCTGATTATTGTGGTGGCTTCAGAGCCTAGCTTTTCCACCGAGCTGATCAGCCGCTGTGCCATTGCCGCCGAAGCCGGTGGCATTCAAACACTAATTTGCTTAAATAAATGCGATTTACCATCAGCAACGGCTGCCAGAGAGCGTCTGGAATACTTTGTAAACCTAGGCTACAAGCTGGTAGAGATTTCAGCGCTGGATAATATCGCGCCATTGCGTGATTCATTAGTCGGGCATATTTCTGTACTGGTAGGGCAATCAGGGATGGGTAAGTCCACCATTACCAATGCCCTTCTGCCCGATGCCAATGCCCGGGTCAATGAAATCTCGGTTGCGCTTGATTCTGGTAAACACACCACCACGAATGCTACTTTTTATCATCTGGATGCCGAATCCGCGCTGATTGATTCCCCCGGCCTGCAGTCATTTGGCCTGGCGCATATTACAGCCCAGGATTTACCCGCTTATTTCCCGGAGTTCCGAGAGCGCATCGGCACCTGCCGTTTTCATAATTGCCGCCACCGCCAGGAGCCCGATTGCGGTATGCGTGCTGGGGTGGAAGAAGGCACGATCAGCCCGCAAAGGCTTGCTCTGCTTCATCGCTTACAAGATGAATTAAGCTCTGGCAGCCGCTATTAA
- a CDS encoding 4a-hydroxytetrahydrobiopterin dehydratase has product MLSTENCQDDAAKLSEVEAEMLSTDLQDWIVTEAYLEKTFRFKNFYETMGFVNAVAWMANQQDHHPDLDVSYSRCRVRWNTHSANGVSRNDFICAARSDALHKKN; this is encoded by the coding sequence ATGCTAAGCACAGAAAATTGCCAAGATGATGCAGCTAAACTCAGTGAAGTTGAAGCCGAAATGCTCTCTACTGATCTGCAGGATTGGATCGTTACCGAAGCCTATCTTGAGAAAACTTTTCGCTTTAAAAACTTTTATGAAACCATGGGCTTTGTAAACGCAGTCGCCTGGATGGCCAATCAGCAAGACCACCACCCGGATCTGGATGTCAGCTACAGCCGCTGCCGCGTGCGCTGGAATACCCATAGCGCCAATGGTGTTAGCCGTAATGATTTTATCTGTGCCGCACGCTCGGACGCCCTGCATAAAAAAAACTAA
- a CDS encoding M48 family metallopeptidase: MNANQFSLLFLFALTASVILQLWLAMRHINHVKRHRGSVPAEFISEITPASHQRAADYTVAKTRFGMIVTLFEAMLLGAFTLGGGIEWLNQLISGWFTSSLWAGVALIMGITLIHSLITLPFTLISTFKIEAGFGFNNMSAQLFIADTLKTTAVATIIGLPLLAGVLWLMEQMGTYWWLWVWAVWVGFSLLLMWAFPTFIAPIFNKFEPLSDPDLKERIESLLSRCGFKTNGIYVMDGSKRSSHGNAYFTGLGKAKRIVFFDTLLKHLNSSEVAAVLAHELGHFKHRHIAKRMIWTFGLMLGMLWVLGQLKQELWFYQGLGVSSQSTATALLLFFLVMPVFTFIFAPVSSMSSRKHEYEADAYAAKQESAHDLINALVKLYRDNAATLTPDPLHSMFYDSHPPAALRIAALKKLN; encoded by the coding sequence ATGAACGCAAATCAGTTCTCCCTCCTCTTTCTGTTTGCTTTAACGGCCAGCGTAATATTGCAACTCTGGCTGGCAATGCGCCATATCAACCATGTAAAACGCCACCGAGGCAGCGTTCCTGCTGAGTTTATCTCTGAGATTACCCCAGCCTCGCACCAACGCGCCGCGGATTACACTGTGGCAAAAACACGTTTTGGCATGATCGTTACTCTGTTTGAAGCCATGCTTTTGGGCGCATTTACTTTGGGCGGCGGGATTGAATGGCTGAACCAGCTGATATCAGGCTGGTTTACCTCATCGCTTTGGGCGGGTGTTGCCCTGATTATGGGCATTACGCTGATTCATAGCTTAATCACTCTGCCATTTACTCTGATTTCCACATTTAAAATTGAAGCTGGCTTTGGTTTTAATAATATGAGCGCCCAATTATTTATTGCTGACACGCTTAAAACCACCGCTGTGGCCACCATAATTGGCCTGCCACTTTTGGCGGGAGTGCTTTGGCTGATGGAGCAAATGGGCACGTATTGGTGGCTATGGGTTTGGGCCGTGTGGGTCGGATTTTCACTCTTATTAATGTGGGCTTTTCCGACTTTTATTGCGCCTATTTTTAATAAATTTGAGCCGCTCTCTGATCCAGATTTAAAAGAGCGGATCGAATCGCTCTTAAGCCGCTGCGGCTTTAAAACCAATGGCATTTATGTAATGGATGGCTCTAAACGCTCCAGCCACGGCAATGCTTATTTTACCGGCTTGGGTAAAGCCAAACGAATTGTGTTTTTTGATACTCTTCTCAAGCATTTAAACAGCAGCGAAGTCGCTGCCGTTCTGGCGCATGAATTAGGCCACTTTAAGCATCGTCATATTGCCAAACGCATGATTTGGACCTTTGGACTGATGCTGGGCATGCTGTGGGTTTTAGGGCAATTAAAACAAGAATTATGGTTTTATCAGGGGCTTGGCGTCAGCAGCCAATCCACGGCAACAGCACTGCTGCTGTTCTTTTTAGTGATGCCGGTCTTTACCTTTATTTTTGCCCCTGTCAGCTCAATGTCTTCACGCAAACACGAGTATGAAGCCGATGCCTACGCTGCCAAACAAGAATCAGCCCATGATCTGATTAATGCGCTGGTAAAGCTTTATCGCGATAATGCCGCCACGCTGACGCCCGATCCTTTGCACAGTATGTTTTACGATAGTCACCCGCCTGCAGCATTACGGATCGCAGCTTTGAAAAAACTGAATTAG
- the orn gene encoding oligoribonuclease — translation MPQDKNHLIWVDMEMTGLDPEKERVIEIAVIITDSNLNMIAEGPVLVVHQDDSVLDAMDDWNKNTHGKSGLIDKVKASAITEAEAEAQLIAFLEEFVPKGASPLCGNSVHQDRRFLVKYLPELEEFFHYRNLDVSTLKELCKRWQPEVAKQFKKRGAHTALADIQESIDELKFYRENFIREPAAAVSADV, via the coding sequence ATGCCACAAGACAAGAACCACCTCATCTGGGTTGATATGGAGATGACTGGGCTTGATCCCGAGAAAGAGCGCGTGATCGAAATTGCCGTCATTATTACCGATAGCAATCTGAACATGATTGCCGAAGGCCCCGTGCTGGTGGTGCATCAGGATGACAGTGTGTTAGATGCCATGGATGACTGGAATAAAAATACCCATGGTAAATCTGGCTTGATTGATAAAGTAAAAGCATCGGCGATTACTGAGGCCGAAGCAGAAGCACAACTCATCGCCTTTTTGGAAGAGTTTGTTCCTAAAGGTGCATCGCCACTATGCGGTAATTCAGTCCATCAGGATCGTCGCTTTTTGGTGAAATATCTGCCTGAGCTGGAAGAATTCTTCCACTACCGCAATCTGGATGTTTCTACCCTTAAAGAGCTGTGCAAACGCTGGCAGCCAGAAGTGGCTAAGCAATTTAAAAAACGCGGCGCGCATACGGCATTAGCAGATATCCAGGAATCGATTGATGAGCTGAAGTTCTATCGCGAAAATTTTATTCGTGAGCCAGCGGCGGCGGTTTCAGCCGACGTTTAA
- a CDS encoding CinA family protein — translation MLVLATELGRLLLARGQSVTSAESCTGGLIAGAITDVAGSSAWFERGFITYSNEAKMDMLAVPPDFIARLGAVSEPVVAAMVQGACHLASAEWGVAVSGVAGPSGGSVEKPVGTVCFAFAGPSGIITEQELFDGDRAAVRMQTVRHALIRLIELIEEQD, via the coding sequence ATGTTGGTACTAGCAACAGAACTCGGACGCTTGCTGCTGGCGCGTGGCCAGAGTGTTACAAGCGCAGAATCTTGCACTGGTGGCCTGATTGCCGGCGCAATCACCGATGTGGCAGGCAGTTCGGCGTGGTTTGAGCGTGGTTTTATTACATACTCCAATGAAGCCAAAATGGACATGCTCGCCGTTCCGCCAGATTTTATCGCAAGGCTTGGCGCAGTAAGCGAGCCGGTTGTCGCCGCTATGGTGCAAGGTGCATGTCATTTAGCCAGTGCTGAATGGGGTGTGGCGGTGAGTGGTGTAGCTGGCCCCTCTGGAGGAAGCGTAGAAAAGCCGGTGGGCACCGTTTGCTTTGCTTTTGCCGGGCCAAGTGGAATTATCACTGAGCAGGAATTATTTGATGGCGACAGAGCCGCGGTGCGCATGCAAACCGTACGCCACGCCCTGATTCGCCTGATTGAGTTGATTGAAGAACAAGATTGA
- a CDS encoding MFS transporter: MTTVVVVKKGDQIAIAADSQSTFGDTRLGAGDDACWNKIFAAHDGYFSIAGSAAHDLVLQAALKKVKNLDFSDRPAIFESFRKLHPKLKDDFFLKVDEEEDDPYESSQMTVLLANPHGIFAVYSLREVYEYQRFWGIGSGRDYAIGAMNAVYDNPDLSAADIARIGVEAGCAFDVSSSMPMTSYSVDRVRTATAKTGK; the protein is encoded by the coding sequence ATGACCACGGTAGTAGTCGTTAAAAAAGGTGATCAGATCGCCATTGCGGCGGATAGCCAGTCTACTTTTGGCGATACCCGGCTGGGTGCCGGGGACGATGCATGCTGGAATAAAATTTTTGCCGCACACGATGGTTATTTTTCGATTGCAGGCAGCGCTGCACATGATCTGGTTTTGCAGGCCGCGCTTAAAAAAGTAAAAAATCTGGATTTCAGCGACAGGCCAGCGATTTTTGAAAGTTTCAGAAAGCTGCATCCTAAATTAAAAGACGACTTTTTCTTAAAAGTAGACGAAGAAGAGGACGATCCTTACGAATCCAGCCAAATGACCGTGCTGCTGGCTAATCCGCATGGCATTTTTGCTGTCTACAGCCTGCGCGAAGTCTATGAATACCAGCGTTTCTGGGGCATAGGCAGCGGCCGCGATTATGCGATTGGCGCGATGAATGCCGTTTACGATAATCCTGATTTAAGCGCTGCTGATATCGCACGTATTGGTGTTGAGGCCGGTTGTGCTTTTGATGTCAGCTCATCGATGCCGATGACCAGCTATTCAGTAGACCGGGTACGCACTGCCACTGCAAAAACGGGCAAATAA
- the hslO gene encoding Hsp33 family molecular chaperone HslO translates to MKDSLERFLFDGLPVRGEIVQLDGTYKEVLTRHPYPPVLQKRIGELLAAAALLTATIKLDGTLVMQLRGNGPLKMLVVECTSEMTMRATARWEGLISSDATLAELIGQGQFSIMIDPQDGETWQGVVGFEKGQSVAEIIENYMQRSEQLDTKIWLAADGEMAGGLLIQKLPEGQGDVDGWDRVTALSQTIQDEELLSLPLRETLYRLYNEEKVRIFDPVTPSFACTCSRERVGGMLKMLGKEEIEGLLAEHGHVDVGCEFCNEKYQFDQVDVTQLFIGHGITEVNPQLH, encoded by the coding sequence ATGAAAGATTCACTAGAGCGTTTTTTGTTTGATGGCTTGCCTGTGCGCGGCGAAATTGTTCAGCTTGATGGTACTTATAAAGAAGTGCTTACCCGCCACCCTTATCCGCCTGTATTGCAAAAGCGGATTGGCGAGCTGCTTGCAGCTGCTGCCTTACTTACTGCAACCATCAAGCTTGATGGCACTTTAGTTATGCAATTACGCGGTAATGGTCCGCTTAAAATGCTGGTGGTTGAATGCACCAGCGAGATGACTATGCGCGCTACAGCACGCTGGGAAGGCTTGATTTCCAGCGATGCCACACTGGCCGAGCTGATTGGCCAGGGCCAGTTTTCTATCATGATTGATCCGCAGGATGGTGAAACATGGCAGGGTGTGGTCGGCTTTGAAAAAGGCCAGAGCGTGGCTGAGATTATTGAAAACTATATGCAGCGCTCAGAGCAGCTCGATACCAAAATCTGGCTGGCTGCAGATGGTGAAATGGCCGGTGGTCTCTTGATTCAAAAGTTACCGGAAGGCCAAGGCGATGTCGATGGCTGGGACAGAGTCACCGCCTTATCACAAACCATTCAAGATGAAGAGCTACTGAGCCTGCCACTGCGCGAAACGCTTTATCGCCTGTATAACGAAGAAAAAGTCCGCATCTTTGACCCCGTCACCCCAAGCTTTGCCTGCACCTGCTCCAGAGAGAGGGTGGGCGGCATGCTGAAAATGCTGGGTAAAGAAGAAATCGAAGGCCTACTCGCCGAACACGGCCATGTGGATGTAGGCTGCGAATTCTGCAATGAGAAATACCAGTTTGATCAGGTGGATGTGACCCAGCTCTTTATCGGGCACGGGATCACTGAAGTGAATCCGCAGCTACATTGA